The proteins below come from a single Lactobacillus johnsonii genomic window:
- a CDS encoding bifunctional methylenetetrahydrofolate dehydrogenase/methenyltetrahydrofolate cyclohydrolase, with the protein MTNIINGRQIAKQLNQETKTRVDKLKEEGIIPGIVVILVGDDPASVIYTRNKQKNAEKLGMKSILRKFPKDVSQAEVLQAIHHYNDDPTIHAILIQLPLPKHLNQTELIEAIAPEKDVDGFNSKNVGKLYNNEEGHYPVSCTSRGIMTLLHTYLDKIEGLNVTIVGRSILVSRPLQSLLINENATVTMVSLHTDNIDYYTKHADILVVAAGKPNLIKKDQVKPGATVIDVGINRMANHYLVGDVDFDDVKEVAKNITPVPGGVGPMTIATLMQQTVDLAEWNK; encoded by the coding sequence GTGACAAATATTATTAACGGCCGTCAAATTGCCAAACAACTTAATCAAGAAACCAAAACCAGAGTTGATAAATTAAAAGAAGAAGGGATAATTCCAGGAATTGTAGTTATTCTTGTAGGAGATGATCCGGCTAGTGTAATTTATACACGTAATAAACAGAAAAATGCTGAAAAGTTAGGCATGAAATCTATCTTGAGAAAATTTCCAAAAGATGTCAGTCAAGCTGAAGTTTTACAAGCAATTCATCACTACAATGATGATCCAACTATTCACGCGATTTTAATTCAGCTTCCTTTGCCTAAGCATCTTAATCAAACTGAACTAATTGAAGCAATTGCTCCTGAAAAAGATGTGGATGGTTTTAATTCAAAAAACGTTGGAAAACTCTATAACAATGAAGAAGGGCACTACCCCGTTTCTTGTACTTCCCGCGGAATTATGACTTTGCTTCATACTTACTTAGATAAAATTGAAGGCTTAAATGTCACAATTGTCGGCCGCAGTATCTTAGTAAGTCGCCCTCTTCAATCGCTCCTCATTAATGAAAATGCGACCGTCACTATGGTAAGTTTACACACTGATAATATCGATTATTACACTAAACATGCTGATATTTTAGTTGTGGCTGCTGGCAAACCTAATTTGATTAAGAAAGATCAGGTTAAACCTGGCGCAACCGTGATTGATGTGGGGATTAATCGAATGGCAAATCATTATTTAGTTGGGGATGTCGATTTTGATGATGTCAAAGAAGTTGCTAAAAATATCACCCCAGTTCCTGGTGGAGTAGGTCCAATGACTATCGCAACTTTAATGCAACAAACGGTCGATTTGGCTGAATGGAATAAATAG